One stretch of Oncorhynchus masou masou isolate Uvic2021 unplaced genomic scaffold, UVic_Omas_1.1 unplaced_scaffold_1650, whole genome shotgun sequence DNA includes these proteins:
- the LOC135531762 gene encoding KATNB1-like protein 1, translating to MASGSHDRQSREFQQLNQDKPHEFLHHISNHSAADQNMKEVVFLIKEEIDKDRFPVSRGAHISGRAKQVSVCYKRKCSLSRHSVVVSSGVSHREPPAGRAVCDMANKENELTCPVEVQAIHYNDNCVFPVNSVAEAGSKMAGPGNKYGDYFTELSKDHDAMTHVLFGRNLRLNVALTLWRRNASELVAYLIRIEDTGVLLDCLPVITKNLQDEVPCISLGCCVDLLPQVKTILASKYEEHLIVGLHWIQSVIKKWWPELSTNSNRLQDSSSEDRNLQVLKQQLLELWEEGPRLCLVPGTTGEMAKAIESYLLQLR from the exons ATGGCCTCTGGAAGTCATGATAGGCAAAGCAGGGAATTCCAACAGCTCAACCAGGACAAACCTCATGAATTTCTCCATCACATCAGCAACCACTCTGCAGCTGACCAGAATATGAAGGAG GTGGTTTTTTTAATTAAGGAAGAAATAGATAAAGACCG ATTCCCCGTGAGTCGCGGTGCACACATCTCCGGCAGAGCAAAACAAGTGTCTGTGTGCTACAAGAGAAAGTGTTCGTTGTCGCGTCACAGCGTAGTGGTGAGCTCCGGCGTGAGCCACAGAGAGCCCCCCGCAGGTCGGGCTGTCTGTGACATGGCCAACAAGGAGAATGAACTGACCTGCCCAGTGGAAGTGCAGGCCATACATTACAATGACAACTGCGTTTTCCCTGTGAACTCTGTAGCAGAAGCTGGCTCCAAGATGGCAGGGCCAGGAAACAAGTATGGTGATTACTTCACTGAG CTATCAAAGGATCATGACGCAATGACACACGTGCTTTTTGGGAGGAATCTCCGATTAAATGTAGCTCTGACACTATGGCGAAGAAACGCCAGCGAACTAGTAGCATACCTGATCAG AATTGAAGACACAGGCGTGCTTCTTGACTGTCTGCCGGTAATAACTAAAAA CCTTCAAGACGAAGTGCCGTGCATATCACTGGGCTGCTGTGTAGACCTCCTGCCACAAGTCAAAACCATCCTCGCCAGTAAATATGAAGA ACACTTGATTGTTGGTTTACACTGGATTCAGTCTGTCATTAAGAAATGGTGGCCAGAACTCTCCACAAACAGCAATAGACTGCAGGACAGCTCCTCAGAGGACAG GAACCTCCAAGTCTTGAAGCAGCAGCTGTTGGAATTGTGGGAAGAAGGACCCCGATTATGTTTAGTTCCAGGAACTACAGGAGAGATGGCAAAG gCCATTGAGTCTTACTTGTTACAACTACGCTGA